From the Chloroflexus aurantiacus J-10-fl genome, one window contains:
- a CDS encoding glycosyltransferase, with protein sequence MRVALVHDYLNQYGGAERVLEALHDLFPTAPVYTSIFDPTTMPAAYRTWDIRTSFMQQLPAWRTQFRRYVALYPTAFERFDLSGYDLIISSSSAFAKGIIPRPGALHICYCHTPMRFAWRTDDYVAREQINGIQAHLLPFLLNYLRIWDTVSANRVDLFVANSHEVAGRIARYYRRPAKVIPPPVDLPPYEPQPPEEFYLAGGRLIPYKRLELAIEAFNRLRLPLKIFGDGRDRARLERMAGPNIEFLGWVDEATRLDLFARCRAFIFPGEEDFGITPLEVLAVGRPVIAYAAGGALETLIEGVTGRFFYQPTAAALAAAVALSRTDTIDPLVLRHHAEQFSRERFLNTFRNFVTEALTAQREGRLFEFEQSLTGQRLLAV encoded by the coding sequence ATGCGGGTCGCTCTTGTTCACGACTATCTCAATCAGTACGGCGGCGCCGAGCGCGTGCTCGAGGCGCTCCACGATCTTTTTCCAACGGCGCCGGTCTATACCTCGATCTTTGATCCGACTACCATGCCGGCTGCGTATCGAACCTGGGACATTCGCACCTCGTTCATGCAACAACTGCCGGCCTGGCGAACCCAGTTTCGCCGTTACGTTGCCCTCTACCCAACCGCCTTTGAACGGTTTGATCTGAGTGGCTACGATCTCATTATCAGTAGTTCGAGCGCTTTTGCCAAAGGGATTATTCCGCGTCCGGGTGCGCTGCACATTTGCTATTGCCACACCCCGATGCGCTTCGCCTGGCGCACCGATGACTACGTGGCCCGTGAGCAGATTAACGGTATCCAGGCCCACCTGCTGCCATTCCTGTTGAATTATCTCCGCATCTGGGACACGGTGAGCGCCAATCGGGTCGATCTGTTCGTAGCCAACTCGCACGAGGTTGCCGGACGCATCGCCCGCTATTATCGCCGTCCGGCAAAGGTTATTCCGCCCCCGGTTGATCTACCGCCGTATGAGCCGCAGCCACCTGAAGAGTTTTACCTCGCCGGTGGCCGGTTAATCCCGTACAAACGGCTGGAACTGGCGATTGAGGCATTTAATCGTTTACGCTTGCCGCTAAAAATCTTCGGTGATGGCCGCGACCGCGCCCGGCTTGAGCGGATGGCCGGCCCGAACATCGAATTTTTGGGTTGGGTCGATGAAGCCACCCGCCTCGATCTGTTTGCCCGCTGCCGCGCCTTCATCTTCCCCGGCGAAGAAGATTTTGGTATTACACCGCTCGAAGTGCTGGCTGTAGGCCGACCGGTCATTGCCTACGCAGCCGGTGGTGCGCTGGAAACCCTGATCGAGGGTGTCACTGGTCGCTTTTTCTATCAGCCCACCGCTGCCGCTTTGGCCGCTGCCGTCGCCCTTTCGCGAACTGATACGATTGACCCGCTGGTACTCCGTCACCACGCCGAACAGTTTAGCCGCGAGCGTTTTCTCAACACCTTCCGCAACTTCGTCACCGAAGCATTGACGGCCCAGCGTGAAGGGCGGCTCTTCGAGTTTGAACAGAGCCTGACCGGCCAACGCTTACTGGCCGTCTGA